From the Methanobrevibacter sp. genome, one window contains:
- a CDS encoding DUF2070 family protein, with amino-acid sequence MSSMSSVAGLSKYIKTLPKTEFSIISMAILSFIIGSTYYLIDLIPNAGILEDFIAGGLFGLAVFGISSIMSGALNQQVIKVLHGINLKIKHSMFLSVLSMTLLGVIIILGCVISQIFRMDIFLNSMLFGCVVIYGFNTLVIWTTTKVRFVIAAVTSLIQPLLILAMYTLITFLFLDTSFIGPAILQITIKAIIAAIILVMAIYAFIKVIASPFKKNLGIGVLDLLSLFIAHMNEGSNSLEGLFENMSEAIDTIVTFISFKGENGIKALFISPSVHPGPLGDLGGSNMPTILANKFNHFTMVAHGPSTHDFNPIAVSEIDKIEKSVKRGLNKVEYSSNASKFIRYSSEKANIGVQLFNKGMVILSTFAPEAVDDIEFGVGLTMMAQSRSRCNVEDSIIVDCHNSFTPESGEILPGNSEVFQLIDVIDTIDPNQEKYEVKVGCYEDNMESLDKHEGIGDSGIKTMVIEVESQRTAYVLFDSNNMEIGFRQEIIDSVSDLEIDEIEVMTTDTHTVNTLSRGYNPIGTSKRPEIIEYVRKSIIESIKDLEKVEVGTGTEKIENLNTFGPKNSTELISTISSVVAVSKIIAPVLLVTALLIVFIWIFFGGL; translated from the coding sequence ATGTCAAGCATGAGTAGTGTAGCAGGATTATCAAAATATATCAAAACCTTGCCGAAAACAGAATTTTCAATTATAAGCATGGCTATTTTAAGTTTTATAATTGGAAGTACCTATTATTTAATAGATTTAATCCCGAATGCTGGAATTTTAGAAGATTTCATAGCAGGAGGGTTATTTGGCCTAGCAGTATTTGGAATTTCATCAATAATGAGCGGAGCATTGAATCAGCAGGTGATCAAAGTTCTTCATGGAATAAATTTAAAAATTAAACATTCAATGTTTTTATCTGTTCTCTCAATGACTCTGCTTGGTGTGATTATAATCCTCGGATGCGTCATCTCACAAATTTTTCGCATGGATATTTTTTTAAATTCAATGTTATTCGGTTGTGTTGTAATATACGGATTTAATACATTGGTTATATGGACAACAACTAAAGTCAGATTTGTAATTGCAGCAGTGACCAGTTTAATTCAGCCATTACTTATATTGGCAATGTATACATTGATTACCTTTTTATTTTTAGATACAAGCTTTATTGGTCCTGCCATTTTACAGATTACAATAAAAGCAATAATCGCCGCAATAATTCTTGTTATGGCAATTTATGCATTTATCAAAGTTATTGCATCACCATTTAAGAAAAACCTCGGAATTGGTGTTTTGGATCTGTTAAGTTTATTTATTGCACATATGAATGAAGGATCAAACTCCCTTGAAGGACTGTTTGAAAATATGAGTGAAGCCATTGATACAATAGTTACATTCATCAGTTTTAAAGGTGAAAATGGAATAAAAGCATTATTCATTTCCCCTTCTGTTCATCCTGGGCCTTTAGGAGATTTGGGCGGTTCAAATATGCCGACAATATTGGCCAATAAGTTTAATCATTTCACAATGGTTGCACACGGACCATCTACTCATGACTTTAACCCAATTGCAGTATCTGAAATCGATAAAATAGAAAAGTCCGTAAAAAGAGGATTAAATAAGGTGGAATACTCTTCAAATGCCAGCAAATTTATAAGATATAGCTCTGAAAAAGCAAATATCGGAGTTCAATTATTCAATAAGGGAATGGTTATTTTATCCACTTTTGCTCCTGAAGCTGTTGATGATATTGAATTTGGTGTCGGATTGACAATGATGGCTCAAAGCAGAAGCAGATGCAATGTTGAAGATTCAATCATTGTAGATTGTCATAACTCATTTACCCCTGAAAGCGGTGAGATATTACCTGGAAATTCAGAAGTATTCCAGTTAATCGATGTTATCGATACAATCGATCCAAATCAGGAAAAATACGAAGTAAAAGTGGGATGCTATGAGGATAACATGGAATCCCTAGACAAGCATGAAGGTATTGGAGACAGCGGTATTAAAACAATGGTTATTGAAGTTGAAAGTCAGAGAACCGCATATGTCCTTTTTGATTCAAACAACATGGAAATCGGATTTAGACAGGAAATTATTGACTCTGTAAGCGATTTGGAAATCGATGAAATTGAAGTAATGACAACTGATACCCATACTGTAAATACTCTTTCAAGAGGATACAATCCTATAGGAACTTCAAAAAGACCTGAAATCATCGAATACGTTAGAAAAAGTATAATTGAATCAATAAAAGATTTGGAAAAAGTAGAAGTTGGAACTGGAACTGAAAAAATTGAGAATCTTAACACATTCGGACCAAAAAATTCAACTGAATTAATTTCAACAATTAGTTCCGTAGTTGCGGTAAGTAAAATTATAGCTCCAGTCTTGCTAGTTACAGCATTATTAATTGTATTTATATGGATTTTCTTTGGAGGATTATAA
- a CDS encoding FumA C-terminus/TtdB family hydratase beta subunit has translation MERKLNVPIKDENLSELNAGDVVYLTGNILTARDQAHKRILEEGAPLDISGAALFHAGPIVKHDDGVYEMVAVGPTTSMRMNPYQSDVLDLGAKIVIGKGGMDDTVREALIRNNALYVVATGGCAALYVDAVEEIESVDWLDLGMPEAIWNLKVKDFGPLVVAIDSKGNSLYD, from the coding sequence ATGGAAAGAAAATTAAATGTTCCAATTAAAGATGAAAATTTAAGTGAATTGAATGCCGGCGATGTTGTTTACTTAACAGGCAATATTTTAACTGCAAGAGACCAGGCCCATAAAAGAATTCTTGAAGAAGGTGCTCCTTTGGATATTTCAGGTGCGGCCCTTTTCCATGCAGGCCCTATTGTTAAACATGACGATGGAGTTTATGAAATGGTTGCTGTTGGTCCTACCACTTCAATGAGAATGAACCCTTACCAAAGCGATGTTTTAGACCTTGGCGCTAAAATTGTCATTGGTAAAGGGGGAATGGATGATACTGTAAGGGAGGCGTTAATCAGGAATAATGCCCTTTATGTTGTGGCAACCGGAGGGTGTGCTGCTTTATATGTTGATGCAGTGGAAGAAATTGAGAGTGTGGACTGGTTAGACTTAGGAATGCCTGAAGCAATATGGAATTTAAAGGTTAAGGATTTTGGCCCTCTTGTAGTGGCTATAGATAGTAAAGGCAATAGTTTATATGACTGA
- a CDS encoding TIGR03576 family pyridoxal phosphate-dependent enzyme — MIVNNSLDEVKKRENALAIIKNIVNTKGRDALFDLTGLSGGFIASSSEISLLETYVGPAIFEDALQEAGKEHMGGEKVLAVNRTSSGILATILALAGENSNVVHYLAELPAHPSIPRSCKLVGANYFETDVFEEFSIPENTSLVVITGSTMDHKVIDEDEFRKVIKMAHDKNIPVMVDDASGARLRTVVFNQQKACDLGADIAITSTDKLMPGPRGGLMAGRKDLIDQIKIKVNQFGLEAQPPAVLAMLNGIKNFKEDNLIKSFTRKDDLYELLSERFNNFVKSPTGVMISPESLSKEIDIPHNLSDNDLAFVFSFILLKDYGIITIPPVSMPGASATIRFELSSPDAFDLDLKDLNKKIEASFDKLLDVIANEEKCREIVFSF; from the coding sequence ATGATTGTTAATAACTCTTTAGATGAAGTCAAAAAAAGAGAGAATGCTCTTGCTATCATCAAAAACATTGTCAATACTAAAGGAAGAGATGCTTTGTTTGATTTAACAGGGCTATCTGGAGGATTTATCGCATCTTCTTCTGAAATTAGTCTTTTAGAAACTTATGTTGGTCCTGCTATTTTTGAAGACGCTCTTCAAGAAGCAGGTAAGGAGCATATGGGTGGTGAAAAGGTTCTTGCAGTCAACAGGACTTCTTCAGGCATACTTGCAACAATATTGGCTCTTGCTGGTGAAAACTCAAATGTTGTTCATTACCTTGCAGAATTGCCAGCCCATCCGTCTATTCCGAGAAGCTGTAAATTGGTGGGGGCCAATTACTTTGAGACTGACGTTTTTGAGGAATTTTCAATACCTGAGAATACCTCATTAGTGGTCATTACCGGGTCTACAATGGATCATAAGGTAATTGATGAAGACGAATTTAGAAAAGTCATCAAAATGGCTCATGATAAGAATATTCCTGTAATGGTTGATGATGCTTCTGGTGCCAGACTCAGAACAGTTGTATTTAATCAACAGAAAGCATGTGACTTAGGTGCTGATATTGCAATTACAAGTACTGATAAACTGATGCCCGGTCCAAGAGGGGGTTTGATGGCTGGCAGAAAAGATTTGATTGATCAAATTAAAATTAAGGTTAATCAGTTTGGTCTTGAAGCTCAACCGCCGGCAGTTCTTGCAATGTTAAACGGCATTAAAAATTTTAAAGAGGATAATCTAATTAAAAGTTTCACAAGAAAAGACGATTTATATGAGTTGTTGTCTGAAAGATTTAATAATTTTGTAAAATCCCCTACCGGAGTTATGATTTCTCCTGAAAGTCTAAGTAAAGAAATTGACATTCCACATAATTTATCAGATAATGATTTGGCATTTGTGTTTTCATTTATCTTATTAAAAGATTATGGAATAATAACAATTCCACCGGTTTCAATGCCTGGTGCATCAGCAACAATACGATTTGAATTATCAAGTCCAGATGCATTTGATTTGGACTTAAAAGATTTAAATAAAAAAATAGAAGCTTCATTTGATAAATTACTAGATGTAATTGCAAATGAAGAAAAATGTAGGGAGATTGTATTTAGTTTTTAA